One genomic segment of Pseudomonas fortuita includes these proteins:
- the rpsI gene encoding 30S ribosomal protein S9: MSATQNYGTGRRKTATARVFLRPGTGNISINNRSLDVFFGRETARMVVRQPLELTETVEKFDIYVTVSGGGVSGQAGAIRHGITRALMEYDETLRGALRRAGYVTRDAREVERKKVGLRKARKRPQYSKR; the protein is encoded by the coding sequence ATGTCGGCGACTCAAAATTACGGCACTGGCCGTCGCAAGACCGCAACCGCTCGCGTATTCCTGCGTCCGGGTACTGGTAACATTTCCATCAACAACCGTTCTCTGGACGTGTTCTTCGGTCGCGAAACCGCTCGCATGGTTGTTCGCCAGCCACTCGAGCTGACCGAAACCGTTGAGAAATTCGACATCTACGTCACCGTTTCCGGTGGTGGTGTCAGCGGTCAAGCCGGTGCGATCCGTCACGGTATCACCCGCGCTCTGATGGAATACGACGAAACCCTGCGTGGCGCTCTGCGTCGTGCTGGCTACGTCACCCGCGACGCTCGTGAAGTTGAGCGTAAGAAAGTGGGTCTGCGTAAAGCGCGTAAGCGTCCTCAGTACTCCAAGCGTTAA
- the rplM gene encoding 50S ribosomal protein L13 yields the protein MKTFTAKPETVKREWFVVDAAGQTLGRLATEIASRLRGKHKPEYTPHVDTGDYIVVINAEQVRVTGAKSSDKMYYSHSGFPGGIKEINFEKLIAKAPERVIETAVKGMLPKNPLGRDMYRKLKVYAGAAHPHTAQQPQELKI from the coding sequence ATGAAAACTTTTACTGCTAAACCGGAAACAGTAAAGCGCGAGTGGTTCGTAGTCGACGCCGCTGGCCAGACCCTGGGTCGTCTGGCTACCGAAATCGCTAGCCGTCTGCGTGGCAAACACAAACCAGAATACACCCCTCACGTTGACACCGGCGACTACATCGTCGTTATCAACGCCGAGCAGGTTCGTGTGACAGGTGCCAAGTCTTCCGACAAAATGTACTACTCCCACTCCGGCTTCCCGGGCGGTATCAAGGAAATCAACTTCGAGAAGTTGATCGCCAAGGCCCCTGAGCGTGTTATCGAAACCGCGGTCAAAGGCATGCTGCCTAAGAACCCGCTGGGTCGCGACATGTACCGCAAGCTGAAAGTGTACGCGGGTGCTGCTCACCCACACACTGCTCAGCAGCCTCAAGAACTGAAGATCTAA
- a CDS encoding NADP(H)-dependent aldo-keto reductase, with translation MEYRQLGRTDLNVSALCLGTMTWGEQNVQAEAFEQIARAKAAGINFIDTAEMYPVPPRPETYAATERVIGNWFRDNGDRDDWVLASKVAGPGNGISHIRDGQLKHNRQHIVAALEESLKRLQTDRIDLYQLHWPERSTNFFGKLGYQHLPQDHFTPLEETLEVLDEQVRAGKIRHIGLSNETPWGTMKFLQLADSRGWPRAVSIQNPYNLLNRSFEVGLAEVAIREQCGLLAYSPLAFGMLSGKYENGARPDNARLTLFSRFARYSNPQTVAACSRYVQLAREHGLDPAQMALAFVTRQPFVTSNIIGATSLQQLDSNLASLELSLSDELLAAIEAIHQAQPNPAP, from the coding sequence ATGGAATACCGTCAGCTCGGCCGTACCGACCTCAATGTCAGCGCCCTGTGCCTGGGCACCATGACCTGGGGCGAACAGAACGTTCAGGCCGAAGCCTTCGAACAGATTGCCCGGGCCAAGGCCGCCGGGATCAACTTCATCGACACCGCCGAGATGTATCCGGTGCCGCCGCGCCCGGAAACCTACGCGGCTACCGAGCGCGTCATCGGCAACTGGTTCCGCGACAACGGTGATCGCGACGACTGGGTGCTGGCCAGCAAGGTGGCAGGCCCCGGCAACGGCATCAGCCACATTCGCGACGGCCAGCTCAAGCACAACCGCCAGCACATCGTGGCGGCGCTGGAGGAGAGCCTGAAGCGCCTGCAGACCGACCGTATCGACCTGTACCAGCTGCACTGGCCGGAACGCAGCACCAACTTCTTCGGCAAGCTGGGCTACCAGCACCTGCCACAGGACCACTTCACCCCGCTGGAAGAAACCCTCGAGGTACTCGACGAGCAGGTACGGGCGGGCAAGATCCGTCACATCGGCCTGTCCAACGAAACGCCGTGGGGCACCATGAAATTCTTGCAACTGGCCGATAGCCGGGGCTGGCCGCGGGCGGTGTCGATCCAGAACCCGTACAACCTGCTCAACCGCAGCTTCGAGGTGGGCCTGGCAGAGGTGGCAATCCGTGAGCAGTGCGGCCTGCTGGCCTATTCGCCGCTGGCCTTCGGCATGCTCTCGGGCAAGTACGAGAACGGCGCACGGCCGGACAACGCGCGCCTGACCCTGTTCAGCCGCTTTGCCCGATACTCCAACCCGCAGACCGTCGCAGCCTGCAGCCGCTATGTGCAGCTGGCCCGCGAGCACGGCCTGGACCCGGCGCAGATGGCCCTGGCGTTCGTCACCCGGCAACCGTTCGTGACCAGCAACATCATTGGCGCGACCAGCCTGCAACAGCTGGACAGCAACCTGGCGAGCCTTGAGCTGAGCCTGAGCGATGAGTTGCTGGCAGCGATCGAAGCCATACACCAGGCGCAGCCGAACCCGGCGCCTTGA
- a CDS encoding GlxA family transcriptional regulator — protein MQAKDFFHLASLRYSKQLGLGLQPMFEICLVSPDGQPVDSFSNVQLPVDGGLDDADVIILPAYWDDFDNLLQRYPQVLPWLREQHARGAVLCAEASGVFWLAESGLLDGKEATTYWRFFNSFAERFPKIRLNQDKHLTDADNIYCAGGATSACDLYIYLIERFCGANVARAVSRDILYEVQRNYTPGRMGFGGQKLHQDLIILQIQHWLEEHFADKFRFEDVARNHGMSIRNFMRRFQGATGDKPLHYLQRLRIETAKGLLSSTRKSIKTISYEVGYDDASFFARLFRQHTELSPNQYRQQFMQEA, from the coding sequence ATGCAGGCCAAGGATTTCTTTCACCTCGCCAGCCTGCGTTACAGCAAGCAGCTAGGCCTGGGCTTGCAGCCCATGTTCGAGATCTGCCTGGTGAGCCCCGACGGCCAGCCGGTGGACAGCTTCAGCAATGTGCAGCTTCCGGTCGACGGTGGCCTGGACGACGCCGACGTCATCATTCTCCCGGCCTACTGGGACGACTTCGACAACCTGCTGCAACGTTATCCACAGGTGCTCCCATGGCTGCGTGAACAGCATGCCCGCGGCGCGGTGCTGTGCGCCGAGGCCAGTGGCGTGTTCTGGCTGGCCGAGTCCGGCCTGCTCGATGGCAAGGAGGCGACTACCTACTGGCGCTTCTTCAACAGCTTTGCCGAGCGCTTCCCGAAGATCCGGTTGAATCAGGACAAGCACCTGACCGACGCCGACAATATCTATTGCGCCGGCGGGGCCACGTCGGCCTGCGACCTGTACATCTACCTGATCGAGCGCTTCTGCGGTGCCAACGTGGCCCGCGCCGTGTCGCGCGACATTCTTTACGAAGTGCAGCGCAACTACACCCCGGGGCGCATGGGCTTTGGCGGGCAGAAGCTGCACCAGGACCTGATCATCCTGCAGATTCAGCATTGGCTGGAGGAGCACTTCGCCGACAAGTTCCGCTTCGAGGACGTTGCCCGCAACCACGGCATGAGCATCCGCAATTTCATGCGCCGCTTCCAGGGCGCGACGGGTGACAAGCCGCTGCACTACCTGCAACGGCTGCGGATCGAGACCGCCAAGGGGTTACTGTCGAGCACACGCAAGAGCATCAAGACCATCAGCTACGAGGTCGGTTATGACGATGCCAGTTTCTTTGCGCGGCTGTTCCGCCAGCACACCGAGCTGTCGCCGAACCAGTATCGGCAGCAGTTCATGCAAGAGGCTTGA
- the zapE gene encoding cell division protein ZapE, with protein MTPLERYQADLKRPDFFHDAAQETAVRHLQRLYDDLVQAQNNKPGMFGKLFGKKEQTPVKGLYFWGGVGRGKTYLVDTFYEALPFKQKMRTHFHRFMKRVHEEMKTLKGEKNPLTIIAKRFSEEARVICFDEFFVSDITDAMILGTLMEELFKNGVSLVATSNIVPDGLYKDGLQRARFLPAIAMIKQYTDVVNVDSGVDYRLRHLEQAELFHFPLNDAAHQSMRASFKALTPECTQAIENDVLMIENRPINALRTCDDVAWFDFRALCDGPRSQNDYIELGKIFHAVLLSNVEQMGVATDDIARRFINMVDEFYDRNVKLIISAEVELKDLYTGGRLSFEFQRTLSRLLEMQSHEFLSRAHKP; from the coding sequence ATGACTCCCTTAGAACGCTATCAAGCAGATCTGAAACGTCCCGACTTCTTCCATGACGCGGCGCAGGAAACTGCGGTGCGTCACTTGCAGCGCCTGTACGACGACCTGGTACAAGCGCAGAACAACAAGCCGGGCATGTTCGGCAAACTGTTCGGCAAGAAGGAGCAGACCCCGGTCAAGGGCCTGTATTTCTGGGGTGGGGTAGGGCGAGGCAAGACCTACCTGGTCGATACCTTCTACGAAGCGCTGCCGTTCAAGCAGAAGATGCGTACGCACTTCCACCGCTTCATGAAGCGTGTGCACGAGGAAATGAAAACCCTCAAGGGCGAGAAGAACCCGCTGACCATCATCGCCAAGCGCTTCAGCGAAGAAGCCCGGGTGATCTGTTTCGACGAATTCTTCGTGTCGGACATTACCGATGCGATGATCCTCGGCACTCTGATGGAAGAGCTGTTCAAAAATGGTGTGTCGCTGGTGGCCACTTCCAACATCGTGCCAGACGGCCTTTACAAGGACGGCCTGCAGCGTGCGCGCTTCTTGCCGGCCATCGCCATGATCAAGCAGTACACCGACGTGGTGAACGTGGATAGCGGGGTCGACTACCGCCTGCGCCACCTGGAGCAGGCCGAACTGTTCCACTTCCCACTCAATGACGCGGCGCACCAGAGCATGCGCGCCAGCTTCAAGGCGCTCACCCCTGAGTGCACGCAGGCGATCGAGAACGACGTGCTGATGATCGAGAACCGTCCGATCAATGCCCTGCGCACCTGTGACGATGTCGCCTGGTTCGACTTCCGCGCCCTTTGCGATGGGCCGCGCAGCCAGAACGACTACATCGAACTGGGCAAGATCTTCCACGCCGTGCTGCTGAGCAATGTGGAGCAGATGGGTGTTGCCACCGACGACATCGCCCGCCGCTTCATCAACATGGTGGACGAATTCTACGACCGCAACGTCAAGCTGATCATCTCGGCCGAGGTGGAGCTGAAAGACCTGTACACCGGCGGGCGCCTGAGCTTCGAGTTCCAGCGTACCCTCAGCCGGTTGCTGGAGATGCAGTCGCACGAATTCCTGTCGCGCGCACACAAGCCGTAA